A part of Saliniradius amylolyticus genomic DNA contains:
- a CDS encoding protein-glutamate methylesterase/protein-glutamine glutaminase, whose product MSINVLVVDDSALIRRILSEIINQTPDLNLVGTAPDAYVARDMVRALSPDVITLDVEMPKVDGLTFLDKLMKAKPTPVLMVSTLTEEGAEVTLKALELGAVDFIAKPKIGVVAGMEAYRELIVSKIRAVAQAHVSARAYIPTQAKALVKFSTTEKLIGIGASTGGTEAIHAVLSMMPADSPAVVITQHMPAGFTHSFAERLNLNSAMAVSEARHGERLLPGHAYIAPGGIHMVVKRSGANYQIELEDSERMSSHKPSVDKLFFSLADAAGANTAAVILTGMGRDGAAGLRAIREAGGRTAAQDEKSSLIYGMPKEAWLNKGAELQLSLENVPAWLATTVSQMGRSVRI is encoded by the coding sequence ATGAGTATCAATGTGTTGGTGGTGGATGATTCGGCTCTGATTCGCCGAATCTTGAGTGAGATCATCAATCAAACCCCGGACCTGAACCTGGTAGGAACGGCACCTGATGCTTATGTTGCCAGGGATATGGTCAGGGCTCTGAGTCCCGATGTGATCACACTGGATGTGGAGATGCCAAAGGTCGATGGACTGACGTTTCTGGACAAGCTGATGAAGGCTAAGCCAACGCCGGTATTAATGGTTTCAACCCTCACCGAAGAGGGCGCCGAAGTGACTCTCAAAGCCTTGGAGTTAGGGGCGGTGGATTTTATCGCCAAGCCTAAAATTGGGGTTGTTGCCGGTATGGAAGCCTATCGTGAACTCATTGTCAGTAAAATACGCGCCGTGGCTCAGGCCCATGTCAGTGCGAGAGCGTACATACCCACTCAGGCGAAAGCGCTGGTTAAGTTCAGTACCACCGAGAAGCTGATCGGTATTGGCGCGTCGACCGGAGGCACTGAAGCCATCCATGCGGTGCTGAGTATGATGCCTGCTGACTCTCCGGCTGTGGTGATCACGCAGCATATGCCTGCAGGCTTTACCCACTCCTTTGCTGAGCGACTGAACCTGAACTCGGCCATGGCCGTCTCTGAAGCCCGACACGGCGAGCGCTTATTACCCGGCCACGCCTATATTGCGCCGGGTGGCATTCATATGGTGGTGAAGCGTAGCGGCGCCAATTACCAAATCGAGTTAGAGGACTCCGAGCGTATGAGCAGTCATAAGCCCTCAGTCGATAAGCTGTTTTTCTCACTGGCGGACGCAGCCGGTGCGAATACCGCCGCTGTCATTCTAACCGGCATGGGCCGGGATGGGGCCGCAGGGCTCAGGGCCATACGTGAAGCAGGCGGGCGCACTGCCGCTCAGGATGAGAAAAGCTCGCTGATTTATGGTATGCCCAAAGAAGCCTGGCTAAACAAAGGGGCCGAACTGCAGTTATCGCTGGAAAATGTGCCAGCCTGGCTGGCGACCACGGTCTCCCAGATGGGCCGCTCGGTCCGAATATAA
- the cheD gene encoding chemoreceptor glutamine deamidase CheD, giving the protein MSAEFQDPHLAPTRYYDRHFSMSAVKILPGEFYVTHDPQTLIVTVLGSCVSVCLRDPVLGVAGMNHFLLPETNDTDSIISASARYGSYAMELLINHLLKLGAKRDRLEAKVFGGGNVLRGVTVTNVGQRNVDFTLDFLGNEQIPIVASDLLQQYPRKVYFFPKDGKVLVKKIKSLHNATIIERESEYRLNIRKAPQGGEVDLF; this is encoded by the coding sequence ATGAGCGCGGAATTTCAGGACCCGCACCTTGCGCCAACGCGTTATTATGATCGTCACTTCAGTATGTCTGCGGTTAAAATTCTGCCCGGGGAGTTTTACGTTACCCACGATCCGCAAACTCTGATTGTTACCGTGTTGGGTTCTTGTGTGTCTGTGTGTCTGAGAGATCCTGTATTGGGGGTGGCCGGTATGAACCATTTTCTATTGCCGGAAACCAACGACACTGACAGTATAATATCTGCCTCTGCCCGCTACGGCAGCTACGCGATGGAGCTGCTGATTAATCATCTTTTAAAGCTCGGCGCCAAACGAGACCGGCTGGAAGCTAAGGTCTTTGGTGGCGGTAATGTGCTAAGGGGGGTGACGGTGACTAACGTGGGGCAACGTAATGTGGATTTCACGCTGGACTTTTTGGGTAACGAGCAGATTCCCATTGTGGCCAGCGACTTATTGCAGCAGTACCCCCGAAAGGTCTACTTTTTCCCTAAAGACGGTAAGGTGCTGGTGAAAAAGATTAAGTCGTTGCACAATGCCACTATTATTGAGCGCGAAAGCGAATATCGGTTGAACATTCGCAAGGCCCCTCAGGGTGGTGAGGTGGACTTATTTTAG
- a CDS encoding CheR family methyltransferase, translated as MSAGREFEYRSQDFNSVRQTLYTLTGIRLADSKDSMVYSRLSRRLRLLKLRRFEDYLDYLEQDQSEAEHFINALTTNLTSFFREPHHFEVLAQYLRHYPGTKRIWCVAASTGEEPYSIAMTVAQTFGRFDVPIEIIASDIDSGVLNAAQAGIYNLDRIGNLSDTLKKQFFHKGTGANAGKVRVVPELRKMVEFQRINLLDAQWPIQGQMDIIFCRNVMIYFDRSTQLRVLQKLVLLLKDTGIYVAGHSENFSGAKDVVKSMGNTVYYPSRAGRAPL; from the coding sequence ATGAGCGCAGGAAGAGAGTTTGAGTACCGCTCACAGGATTTTAATAGCGTCAGGCAAACGCTCTACACGTTAACCGGGATCCGGTTGGCGGACTCAAAAGACTCAATGGTCTATAGCCGCTTGAGTCGAAGGCTTCGCCTGTTGAAACTGCGTCGTTTTGAGGACTATCTGGATTACCTGGAGCAGGACCAGTCCGAAGCGGAGCATTTTATCAACGCTCTGACCACTAATCTGACCTCGTTTTTCAGGGAGCCTCATCATTTTGAGGTGTTGGCTCAGTATTTACGGCATTACCCAGGGACAAAGCGCATCTGGTGTGTAGCTGCCAGTACGGGGGAAGAGCCATACTCCATTGCCATGACCGTCGCCCAGACGTTTGGGCGGTTCGACGTGCCTATTGAGATCATCGCCTCGGATATTGATAGTGGGGTTTTAAATGCTGCACAAGCCGGTATTTACAACCTGGATCGTATTGGCAATTTATCCGACACGCTGAAAAAGCAATTTTTCCACAAGGGAACAGGAGCTAACGCGGGTAAAGTCAGGGTCGTGCCTGAATTACGCAAGATGGTAGAGTTTCAGCGCATCAACTTGCTGGACGCCCAGTGGCCGATTCAAGGGCAAATGGACATTATATTTTGCCGTAATGTAATGATTTACTTCGACCGTTCGACACAGCTTAGGGTTCTGCAGAAGCTGGTGTTGCTACTCAAAGATACCGGCATCTATGTTGCCGGCCACTCGGAAAACTTTAGCGGTGCCAAGGACGTCGTCAAGTCGATGGGGAATACGGTGTACTATCCAAGCCGAGCAGGGAGGGCCCCCTTATGA